The Sphaerospermopsis torques-reginae ITEP-024 genome has a window encoding:
- a CDS encoding pyridoxamine 5'-phosphate oxidase family protein, which translates to MAKVFESITEELQKFIANQQMFFVGTAPLSPTGHVNISPKGLDSFRILSPHRVAYLDVTGSGNETSAHLLENGRITFMFCAFQEPPSILRLYGQGKTILPNAAEWDYLYSLFPPINGTRQIIVADIDRVQTSCGFAVPFYEYKRQRDTLVNWAIKKGEQGIKEYHQQKNFVSIDGLLTPLSQVHNQR; encoded by the coding sequence ATGGCTAAAGTTTTTGAATCTATCACCGAAGAATTGCAAAAATTTATTGCAAATCAGCAGATGTTTTTTGTTGGGACTGCCCCTTTAAGTCCTACTGGTCATGTTAACATTTCTCCTAAAGGTTTAGACAGCTTTCGTATTCTTTCACCCCATCGGGTTGCTTATTTAGATGTCACAGGTAGCGGTAATGAAACTTCTGCCCATCTGTTAGAAAATGGCAGAATTACATTTATGTTTTGCGCTTTTCAAGAACCACCTTCTATTTTGCGGCTTTATGGACAGGGAAAAACAATATTACCTAATGCTGCTGAATGGGATTATTTGTATTCTTTATTTCCTCCGATTAACGGAACTCGGCAAATAATTGTTGCTGATATTGACAGGGTGCAAACTTCCTGTGGTTTTGCTGTGCCATTTTATGAATATAAAAGACAAAGAGACACTTTAGTTAACTGGGCTATTAAGAAAGGTGAACAGGGAATTAAAGAATATCATCAACAGAAAAATTTTGTCAGTATTGATGGTTTGTTAACTCCCTTGTCTCAGGTTCACAATCAAAGGTAA
- a CDS encoding DUF1499 domain-containing protein, whose translation MQYLNTFPQRIKSITLAILLTLFIGLMLPAVTWATGLGVTSGYLSPCPNTNNCVVSQNADAKHAIDPIIYHVDREQARETLLKVLTVVPRTEVIEQTDNYIHAISKSRIFKFVDDVEFYLPNDEPVIHIRSASRVGESDLGVNRRRMEQIRLALRDLNI comes from the coding sequence ATGCAATATCTAAACACATTTCCACAAAGGATAAAGAGTATTACATTAGCAATACTCTTAACCTTATTTATTGGTTTAATGCTTCCTGCTGTTACATGGGCAACTGGTTTAGGAGTGACATCAGGTTATTTGAGTCCTTGTCCCAATACAAATAACTGTGTTGTCAGTCAAAATGCAGATGCTAAACACGCCATTGATCCAATTATTTATCATGTAGACCGTGAGCAAGCAAGAGAAACCTTACTGAAAGTTCTCACTGTTGTACCACGTACAGAAGTTATAGAACAAACAGATAATTACATTCATGCTATTTCTAAAAGTCGGATCTTCAAATTTGTTGATGATGTAGAGTTTTATTTACCAAATGATGAACCAGTAATTCATATCCGTTCAGCTTCTCGTGTGGGAGAGTCGGATCTTGGTGTCAACCGCAGACGTATGGAACAAATTCGTTTAGCTTTGCGTGATTTAAACATTTGA
- the rnhA gene encoding ribonuclease HI, translated as MSTQRIIQSIYTDGACTGNPGPGGWGVVVYFNDGSVYEMGDGSKYTTNNKMEMQAAIAALEFFATSGQTQPITLYTDSEYLINSVTKWMQGWKKKGWKKADGKPVQNQDLLETLDRLNSRLVKWQHVRGHSGNIGNERCDVIARSFASGKIPSLQQLSPENLDATLTNTNNVNFTKVSDSPINSTQIKENISESRTFLSDTSTMEPSTASPATTNDEKPPEMRVLHLRNLVETLRVADEIAEKGYLITSSELADLMDVHASAVTSRGDQWRWRNWIVSRVRREGNQILWELERGDQVVNEND; from the coding sequence ATGTCTACACAACGCATAATTCAAAGCATATATACCGATGGTGCTTGCACTGGCAACCCTGGTCCTGGTGGTTGGGGTGTTGTTGTTTACTTTAATGATGGTTCAGTTTATGAAATGGGGGACGGTTCAAAGTACACCACAAATAATAAGATGGAAATGCAAGCGGCGATCGCTGCCCTAGAATTTTTTGCTACATCTGGACAAACCCAACCCATCACCCTGTACACCGATAGCGAATATCTCATTAACAGTGTTACCAAATGGATGCAGGGTTGGAAAAAGAAAGGTTGGAAAAAAGCAGACGGAAAACCAGTCCAAAACCAAGACCTGTTAGAAACCCTGGATAGACTCAACAGCCGACTTGTAAAATGGCAGCACGTGCGCGGCCATTCTGGTAACATAGGTAACGAAAGGTGTGATGTGATTGCTCGCTCCTTTGCCAGCGGCAAAATTCCATCTCTTCAACAATTATCCCCGGAAAATCTTGATGCAACCTTAACCAATACAAACAATGTAAATTTCACAAAAGTATCTGATTCTCCAATCAACTCTACACAAATCAAAGAAAACATTTCGGAAAGCAGAACTTTTTTATCAGACACAAGCACTATGGAACCATCTACAGCGTCACCTGCAACCACAAACGACGAAAAACCACCTGAGATGAGGGTTTTACACCTCCGCAACCTAGTTGAAACTTTGCGGGTTGCTGACGAAATCGCCGAAAAAGGCTATTTAATCACCAGTTCCGAACTAGCAGACTTGATGGATGTCCATGCAAGTGCTGTCACCAGTCGGGGAGATCAATGGCGTTGGCGCAACTGGATAGTTTCACGGGTACGACGGGAAGGTAATCAAATTCTTTGGGAACTAGAAAGAGGGGATCAAGTGGTAAATGAAAATGACTAA
- the cruG gene encoding 2'-O-glycosyltransferase CruG — MITESIISLLLLLIQVPATALLLSRLLKGPRRHPPLQPQKPTPDILGSVSVVVPTLNEALRISPLLAGLSRQSYEVREVIVVDSRSQDGTPDLVKAAQHKDPRFRVMNDDPLPPGWVGRPWALHNGFLFSSPDSEWFLGMDADIQPHPGLVASLVKTAQTEGYDLVSLSPQFILKYPGECWLQPALLMTLLYRFDPAGIHTEQPERVMANGQCFLCRRSVLAAVDGYSSAKGSFCDDVTLARNIADAGFKVGFLDGAKVFKVRMYEGAKETWKEWGRSLDLKDASNRAQIWGDLWLLSSVQGLPILILLGFLPLLPLPPLLPLRLLLGLNIFLLVIRFALLLAIAPSYDRKNAQGGWLFWLSPLADPLAVLRIFLSALRKPKEWRGRKY; from the coding sequence TTGATTACAGAAAGCATTATTTCACTTCTACTATTACTGATCCAAGTACCAGCAACGGCACTGTTATTGTCACGTTTGCTCAAGGGTCCCAGAAGACATCCACCTTTGCAACCACAAAAACCAACCCCGGATATTTTGGGTAGTGTGAGTGTGGTTGTTCCCACTTTAAACGAGGCTTTGCGTATTAGTCCCCTGTTAGCTGGGTTAAGTCGCCAAAGCTATGAAGTCCGAGAAGTTATTGTTGTGGATAGCAGATCCCAGGATGGTACACCTGACTTGGTAAAAGCTGCACAACACAAAGATCCCCGCTTTCGGGTGATGAATGATGATCCTTTACCTCCTGGTTGGGTAGGCCGTCCTTGGGCTTTACATAACGGCTTTTTGTTTAGTTCCCCAGACAGTGAGTGGTTTTTGGGGATGGATGCCGATATTCAACCTCATCCCGGTTTGGTAGCTAGTTTGGTGAAAACAGCCCAAACAGAGGGTTATGATTTGGTTTCTCTTTCTCCTCAGTTTATTCTCAAATATCCGGGGGAATGCTGGTTACAACCGGCGTTATTGATGACGCTGTTATATAGATTTGATCCTGCCGGTATTCACACCGAACAACCAGAACGGGTGATGGCTAACGGACAATGTTTTTTATGTCGGCGCTCGGTTTTAGCGGCTGTAGATGGTTATAGCAGTGCCAAAGGTTCTTTTTGTGATGATGTTACCTTAGCGCGAAATATTGCGGACGCTGGTTTTAAGGTGGGGTTTTTGGATGGGGCTAAAGTTTTCAAAGTGCGGATGTATGAGGGAGCAAAGGAAACTTGGAAGGAGTGGGGGCGCAGTTTAGATTTAAAGGATGCTTCTAACCGCGCTCAAATTTGGGGTGATTTATGGTTATTGTCCTCTGTACAGGGTTTACCCATATTGATTTTACTGGGCTTTCTTCCCCTGCTTCCCCTGCCTCCCCTGCTCCCCCTGCGCCTGTTATTGGGACTGAATATATTTTTACTGGTAATTCGCTTTGCTTTGTTATTGGCGATCGCTCCTTCCTATGACCGGAAAAATGCCCAGGGAGGTTGGTTGTTCTGGCTTTCTCCTTTAGCTGATCCCCTCGCTGTGCTGAGAATCTTTTTATCTGCACTCCGCAAGCCCAAGGAATGGCGGGGGAGAAAGTATTGA
- the cruF gene encoding gamma-carotene 1'-hydroxylase CruF, which yields MRQLVIVERVCLIGHIVSMVFGLAGILLVIPNAELIFTDVLNLSEAGQTAMQWSMAGGGVAYMILGALGVFLYAKRNLGLGRTLCFMIPAISISLTSELLGTSTGFPFGHYSYLSGLGYKIAGLVPFTIPLSWFYVGCVSYLLARVGLEVDKKPSLLRHVGAIALGALLLTSWDFVLDPAMSQTSLPFWYWQQPGAFFGMPYQNFAGWMGTGSVFMTVAALLWRNNPIKLERSQLNIPLVVYLANFGFATVMSLAAGFSIPVLLGVLLGVAPAVALWLRGPDASTSVAVEAATQEVSVGNVKVALK from the coding sequence ATGAGACAACTAGTTATTGTTGAGCGCGTATGCCTGATTGGTCATATCGTGTCTATGGTTTTTGGACTAGCAGGGATATTACTAGTGATTCCTAATGCTGAACTGATTTTTACTGACGTATTGAATTTATCTGAGGCGGGACAAACAGCTATGCAATGGAGCATGGCTGGTGGCGGTGTAGCCTATATGATTTTAGGTGCTTTGGGTGTGTTCCTGTATGCTAAACGGAATTTGGGATTAGGACGGACTTTGTGTTTTATGATCCCTGCTATTTCCATTTCTTTGACGAGTGAGTTACTGGGAACTAGCACAGGTTTTCCTTTTGGTCACTACAGCTATTTGAGTGGTTTGGGTTATAAAATTGCGGGTTTAGTACCTTTTACTATTCCTTTGTCCTGGTTTTATGTGGGATGTGTTTCTTACCTGTTGGCGCGTGTAGGTTTAGAGGTAGATAAAAAACCCAGTTTATTACGTCATGTAGGGGCGATCGCTCTCGGTGCTTTATTGCTCACTTCTTGGGACTTTGTACTTGATCCGGCAATGAGCCAAACTTCTCTTCCCTTCTGGTATTGGCAACAACCTGGTGCTTTCTTTGGAATGCCTTATCAAAACTTTGCCGGTTGGATGGGTACTGGTTCAGTGTTTATGACAGTAGCGGCGCTGTTGTGGAGAAACAACCCCATTAAATTAGAGCGATCGCAACTCAATATTCCTTTAGTAGTTTATTTGGCTAACTTTGGTTTTGCCACTGTCATGAGTTTAGCTGCTGGCTTCTCTATCCCTGTATTGCTGGGTGTGTTACTTGGCGTTGCACCTGCTGTAGCACTGTGGTTAAGAGGACCCGATGCATCCACTTCCGTAGCTGTGGAAGCAGCAACACAGGAAGTTTCCGTTGGTAATGTGAAAGTTGCTCTAAAGTAA
- the rpmA gene encoding 50S ribosomal protein L27, whose product MAHKKGTGSTRNGRDSNAQRLGVKRFGGQTVLAGNILVRQRGTKFHPGNNVGIGSDDTLFALVDGVVTFERKGKSRKKVSVYPAVAAEAVAS is encoded by the coding sequence ATGGCTCATAAGAAAGGAACAGGTAGTACACGCAACGGTCGTGACTCTAATGCTCAACGTCTGGGTGTAAAGCGTTTTGGTGGTCAAACTGTGCTTGCAGGAAATATTCTTGTCCGTCAGCGCGGTACTAAGTTTCACCCTGGTAACAATGTCGGTATTGGCAGTGATGATACTTTATTTGCCTTAGTTGATGGCGTTGTTACCTTTGAAAGAAAAGGCAAAAGCCGCAAAAAAGTCAGCGTTTATCCCGCAGTCGCTGCTGAAGCGGTAGCAAGTTAA
- the rplU gene encoding 50S ribosomal protein L21, translating into MTYAIIETGGKQVKVEAGRFYDIELLSAEPDEKVTIDAVLLVQHEGGVSIGQPRVAGATVEGTVMRHFRGRKVLVYKMKPKKKTRKKRGHRQEITRLLINSINLNGEVLAHAEAPTTPESPNLVDSTPAEEAAAE; encoded by the coding sequence ATGACCTACGCAATTATTGAAACTGGTGGCAAACAAGTAAAAGTTGAAGCAGGTCGTTTTTACGACATTGAACTGCTGAGTGCCGAACCAGATGAAAAAGTTACCATAGACGCAGTATTACTGGTGCAGCACGAGGGCGGAGTCTCTATCGGACAGCCACGAGTAGCAGGTGCAACTGTAGAAGGGACGGTAATGCGACATTTTAGAGGTCGTAAAGTCCTGGTTTATAAAATGAAACCCAAGAAGAAAACCCGCAAAAAACGGGGACATCGCCAGGAAATTACCAGACTTTTGATTAACTCCATCAACCTCAATGGTGAAGTTTTGGCGCACGCAGAAGCACCAACTACCCCAGAATCTCCTAATCTGGTAGATAGCACACCTGCTGAAGAAGCTGCTGCTGAATAA
- a CDS encoding nucleotidyltransferase domain-containing protein codes for MQRIEVEQRTIFIGLAGSHGYGLNRPDSDYDYRGVFIAPKRYYLGFDSIEQKDSGWDEPGIFPFIDGNQDTVIYELRKVLHLLAGANPNVLELLWLPTYPILTDVGQHLINHRKIFLSKKVKHTYSGYAFAQIKKMETHRKWLLNPPAKKPIPSDFGIEDEAPLSKDELNAFLEYLYLLIRGKIEFLEESEKLYKLLTADIDFKGILKQYALNDETLAYTQNLTHGRKDFIRLLQKSQSYQIALREWKAYISWQQNRNPARAEMERNSGYDLKHGMHCIRLLRSGLEILQRGEVIVDRKMAGDVDDLKAILRGEYTYEELMKMAEDLVAQMDIFYQESTLPHKPDLEQINNLCMELVEMQGWE; via the coding sequence ATGCAAAGAATCGAAGTTGAACAAAGAACGATTTTTATTGGTTTAGCAGGTAGTCACGGGTATGGTTTAAATCGCCCTGATTCTGATTATGATTATCGGGGTGTATTTATTGCACCTAAACGTTACTATTTGGGTTTTGATAGTATAGAACAAAAAGATAGTGGTTGGGATGAACCAGGAATATTTCCTTTTATTGATGGTAATCAAGATACAGTTATTTATGAATTAAGGAAAGTATTACATTTATTAGCAGGTGCAAATCCCAATGTTTTAGAATTACTATGGTTGCCCACCTATCCTATTTTAACAGATGTGGGACAACATTTAATTAATCACAGAAAAATATTTTTGAGTAAAAAAGTTAAGCATACCTATTCTGGTTATGCTTTCGCACAAATCAAAAAAATGGAAACTCATCGCAAATGGTTATTAAATCCACCTGCGAAAAAACCCATCCCCTCAGATTTTGGGATTGAAGATGAAGCACCATTGAGCAAAGATGAACTCAATGCTTTTTTAGAATATCTTTATTTATTAATTCGTGGTAAGATAGAATTTTTAGAAGAATCCGAGAAATTATATAAATTGCTGACAGCAGATATTGATTTTAAAGGGATATTAAAACAATATGCTTTAAATGATGAAACTTTGGCATATACTCAAAATTTAACTCATGGACGTAAAGATTTTATTCGCTTATTGCAAAAAAGTCAAAGTTACCAAATTGCTTTAAGAGAATGGAAAGCTTATATATCTTGGCAGCAAAATAGAAATCCTGCTAGAGCAGAAATGGAAAGAAATTCAGGTTATGATTTAAAACACGGAATGCACTGTATTAGATTGCTGCGTAGTGGTTTAGAAATTTTGCAGAGAGGAGAAGTAATTGTAGATAGAAAAATGGCGGGTGATGTTGATGATTTAAAAGCTATTCTTAGAGGTGAATACACTTATGAAGAGTTGATGAAAATGGCTGAAGATTTAGTTGCTCAAATGGATATTTTTTATCAAGAATCAACTTTACCACATAAACCTGATTTAGAGCAAATTAATAATTTATGTATGGAATTAGTAGAAATGCAAGGATGGGAATAA
- a CDS encoding proton extrusion protein PcxA, with the protein MKGSFFSRNTRLISQKIIASWDSFNHWFFTTPERAILEAYQAAQAIQKIEIEQFGGKKISPESGNYSENVMAFWRGDLNRNLAIIKVRLAEFKLGFTFADTADSNLVEKLNFIDEIISKYSTQEEAITETLSINLEIETVTNQADSEEAEIMKEPSATQKKGVLPRSIGRTFNKIAKDFTPTAEEEFVRNYRTSRTRTRRAVRFLLLLIIIPLLTQHFSKQLLLKPILQHFQSENTPTIFLNLEMEEKALNELKVFEKKLQFERLLRQAPELSQEEIKAEVKNKAIEISEEFRYQSSSAISNVFADVISLISFAMVIALSKKDIVFIQSLLDKIVYGLSDSAKAFLIILITDIFVGFHSPHGWEVLLEGVAQHLGLPASRNAIFLFIATFPVILNTIFKYWIFRYLSRLSPSALATLKEMDE; encoded by the coding sequence ATGAAAGGATCATTTTTTAGTCGTAACACCAGATTAATCAGCCAAAAAATTATAGCATCCTGGGATTCATTTAATCATTGGTTTTTCACAACTCCAGAAAGAGCTATACTAGAAGCTTATCAAGCTGCTCAAGCTATTCAAAAGATAGAAATAGAGCAATTTGGCGGTAAAAAAATTTCTCCCGAATCAGGTAATTATAGTGAAAACGTGATGGCTTTTTGGCGAGGAGATTTAAATAGAAATTTGGCTATTATCAAAGTGAGACTAGCAGAATTTAAATTAGGTTTTACCTTTGCTGATACTGCCGATTCCAACTTAGTAGAAAAGCTCAATTTTATTGATGAAATTATCTCTAAGTATAGCACACAAGAAGAAGCAATTACAGAAACGTTAAGCATTAATCTTGAAATTGAAACTGTTACCAATCAGGCAGATTCAGAAGAAGCTGAGATTATGAAAGAACCATCTGCAACTCAAAAGAAAGGTGTATTGCCCCGTTCAATTGGTAGAACATTTAATAAAATTGCCAAGGATTTTACACCAACAGCAGAAGAAGAGTTTGTTAGAAATTATCGAACTTCTAGAACGAGAACAAGGAGAGCGGTGAGATTTTTATTACTGCTAATTATTATACCACTTTTAACGCAACATTTTTCTAAACAATTATTATTAAAACCGATATTACAGCATTTTCAGAGTGAAAATACACCGACAATTTTTTTGAATTTAGAAATGGAGGAAAAAGCACTGAATGAATTAAAGGTTTTTGAGAAAAAATTGCAATTTGAAAGACTACTGCGTCAAGCACCAGAACTTTCACAAGAAGAAATTAAAGCTGAAGTAAAAAACAAAGCCATCGAAATATCAGAAGAGTTTCGCTATCAGAGTAGCAGTGCTATTAGTAATGTATTTGCTGATGTGATATCACTAATTTCTTTTGCTATGGTTATTGCTTTGAGCAAAAAAGATATTGTTTTTATTCAGTCACTTCTAGATAAAATAGTCTACGGTTTAAGTGACAGTGCTAAAGCATTTTTAATTATTTTAATTACAGATATATTCGTTGGTTTCCACTCTCCACATGGTTGGGAAGTTCTTTTAGAAGGTGTTGCTCAACATTTAGGTTTACCAGCAAGTAGAAACGCGATATTTTTGTTTATTGCGACATTTCCAGTCATATTAAATACTATATTTAAATACTGGATATTCCGTTATTTGAGTCGCTTGTCACCTTCAGCATTAGCAACATTAAAAGAAATGGATGAATAA
- a CDS encoding TVP38/TMEM64 family protein yields MKETERNFMYQFLKPVALNLLALTIVLILQPDVVFAQENVNISAVNPQAILKDALQWIDSLGTVGAIAFIAIYIVATVAFLPGSILTLGAGVLFDVFWGSVYVFIGATLGATAAFLIGRYLTRNWVIKKIADNKKFAAIDKAVGREGLKIVLLTRLSPIFPFNLLNYAFGVTAVSLKDYFLGCVGMIPGTIMYVYIGSLAGNLALIGTENQPTNSTFTWIIRIVGFIATVAVTIYVTKIAKKALEIIDN; encoded by the coding sequence ATGAAAGAAACTGAAAGAAATTTTATGTATCAATTTTTAAAACCTGTTGCATTAAATTTGTTAGCACTGACTATTGTTTTGATATTGCAACCAGATGTAGTTTTTGCACAGGAAAATGTGAATATATCTGCTGTCAATCCCCAAGCTATTTTAAAAGATGCTTTACAATGGATTGATAGTCTTGGTACAGTGGGAGCAATAGCTTTTATTGCTATCTATATTGTGGCGACTGTTGCTTTTTTACCAGGTTCGATTTTAACTTTAGGTGCGGGTGTTTTATTTGATGTTTTTTGGGGTTCGGTTTATGTATTTATCGGTGCTACTTTAGGTGCAACAGCAGCATTTTTGATAGGGCGTTATTTAACGAGAAATTGGGTAATTAAAAAAATTGCAGATAATAAAAAATTTGCTGCTATTGATAAAGCTGTAGGAAGAGAAGGTTTAAAAATAGTGTTGTTAACGCGACTTTCTCCGATATTTCCTTTCAATTTATTAAACTATGCTTTTGGAGTTACTGCTGTTTCTCTTAAAGATTATTTTCTTGGTTGTGTGGGGATGATTCCTGGTACAATTATGTATGTTTATATTGGTTCTTTGGCTGGTAATTTGGCTTTAATTGGTACGGAAAATCAACCTACTAATTCTACTTTCACATGGATTATTAGAATTGTGGGTTTTATTGCCACTGTTGCTGTCACAATTTATGTAACTAAGATAGCTAAAAAAGCTTTAGAAATAATTGATAATTGA